In Aspergillus fumigatus Af293 chromosome 2, whole genome shotgun sequence, a genomic segment contains:
- a CDS encoding cellobiose dehydrogenase codes for MKLFNRLSAAFLAASIVLEPCWAQSSTPVVYTDPATGIIFDTWTVPTSQTAGGLTFGVALPSTALTTDATEFIGYLVCPLADCKKKKKQCASTDATKTGWCGISLKGGMTSNLLLMAWPYEGEILTSFRFSSGYAMPDVYAGNATLTQISSAVNATHYTLLFRCQGCLAWNHNGVTGSAPTSAKQLVLGWAQAVAAPGNPSCPGEITLQQHDAQGIWVAKLDASAASASYEAWAALANKTVPGHCSGGGGGTGPVGVPVPPGTTFDYVVVGGGAGGIVVADRLSEAGHSVLLIEKGPPSTGRWGGTMKPDWLVGTNLTRFDVPGLCNQIWHDSAGIACDDIDQMAGCVLGGGTAVNAALWWKPYPLDWTYNFPAGWQAEDMVSLTNRVFNRIPWTVRPSADGKIYMQQGYSVIAGGLQAAGWQELTLNDNPSAKNHTYGHTPYMFSHGERGGPLATYLVSASERNNFKLWMNTTVKRVVRTADGHVTGVEVEPFLDGGYEGVVNVTAKTGRVVLSAGTFGSARILMRSGIGPSDQLEIVKSSSDGPTMIDESAWINLPVGMNLVDHVNTDTVATHPDIVFYDFYAAYDDPIQSDASSYLISDNRIGILTQSAPNIGPIFFDEIRGADGITRQIQWTARMEGGHGTPDDHAVVMSQYLGRGSTSRGRMTITANLDTVVSTLPYLRDQHDVDAVIQGLVNLQNALKGVGLNWTYPAPNITAEEFVNTMEITASTRRANHWLGTCKMGTDDGRTGGTAVVDTNTKVYGTDNLFVVDGSIFPGMVTSNPSAYIAIAAERAADRILALAT; via the exons atgaagctcttcaaccGTCTCTCTGCCGCGTTCCTCGCGGCCAGCATTG TGTTGGAACCATGCTGGGCCCAGTCGAGCACCCCCGTGGTCTACACTGACCCTGCTACGGGCATCATATTTGATACGTGGACCGTGCCCACAAGCCAGACCGCAGGCGGTCTCACCTTCGGCGTGGCCCTCCCCAGCACGGCACTGACTACGGACGCGACCGAGTTCATCGGATACCTGGTATGCCCTCTCGCCGACTGCAA aaaaaaaaaaaagcaatgCGCATCCACCGACGCCACGAAAACAGGGTGGTGCGGCATCTCCCTCAAGGGAGGCATGACCAGCAACCTCCTCCTGATGGCATGGCCGTACGAGGGCGAGATCCTGACTTCCTTCCGCTTCAGCTCGGGCTATGCCATGCCCGACGTGTACGCCGGCAACGCCACCCTCACGCAGATCTCGTCGGCCGTCAACGCCACGCACTACACGCTGCTCTTCCGCTGCCAGGGCTGTCTCGCCTGGAACCACAACGGGGTGACGGGGTCGGCGCCGACCAGCGCCAAGCAGCTGGTGCTCGGGTGGGCCCAGGCGGTCGCGGCGCCGGGGAACCCGTCCTGCCCGGGGGAGATTACGCTGCAGCAGCACGATGCGCAGGGGATCTGGGTGGCGAAGCTTGATGCGTCAGCGGCCAGCGCGTCCTACGAGGCGTGGGCGGCGCTGGCGAACAAGACTGTTCCTGGCCATTGCTCCGGGGGCGGCGGGGGCACGGGGCCGGTCGGGGTGCCGGTGCCGCCTGGAACGACGTTTGATTATGTGGTTGtcggtggtggtgcaggCGGCATTGTCGTCGCGGACCGGCTGAGCGAGGCCGGTCACAGCGTGTTGTTGATCGAGAAGGGGCCCCCGTCTACGGGCCGCTGGGGTGGTACCATGAAGCCTGACTGGCTGGTAGGGACGAACCTGACTCGGTTTGACGTGCCGGGGCTGTGCAATCAGATCTGGCATGATTCCGCGGGGATTGCCTGCGACGATATCGACCAGATGGCGGGTTGCGTTCTGGGCGGAGGGACGGCGGTTAATGCCGCCCTGTGGTGGAAG CCATATCCCCTCGACTGGACCTACAATTTCCCCGCGGGCTGGCAGGCGGAGGACATGGTCTCCCTGACAAACCGGGTCTTCAACCGCATTCCGTGGACTGTTCGTCCTTCCGCCGACGGAAAGATCTATATGCAGCAGGGCTACAGTGTCATCGCGGGCGGCCTGCAAGCGGCCGGCTGGCAGGAACTGACGCTGAACGACAACCCATCGGCGAAGAACCATACCTACGGCCATACGCCGTACATGTTCTCGCACGGCGAGCGCGGCGGCCCGCTGGCGACGTATCTTGTGTCTGCCAGTGAGCGGAACAACTTTAAGCTCTGGATGAACACGACCGTCAAGCGCGTGGTCCGGACGGCTGACGGACATGTCACTGGCGTGGAGGTGGAGCCCTTCCTGGACGGCGGATACGAGGGCGTCGTCAACGTCACGGCGAAGACGGGCCGTGTCGTTCTTTCGGCGGGGACGTTCGGTTCGGCCAGGATCCTGATGCGAA GTGGTATCGGACCGTCGGATCAGCTGGAGATCGTGAAGAGCTCGAGTGATGGACCCACGATGATCGACGAGTCCGCCTGGATTAACCTGCCTGTGGGCATGAATCTCGTGGATCACGTCAAT ACCGATACGGTTGCCACGCACCCCGATATTGTCTTCTATGACTTTTACGCAGCGTACGATGACCCGATCCAGAGCGACGCATCGAGCTATCTCA TATCAGACAATCGCATCGGCATCCTCACCCAGTCCGCCCCGAACATCGGTCCAAT CTTCTTCGACGAAATCCGCGGCGCCGACGGCATCACCCGGCAGATTCAGTGGACCGCCAGAATGGAAGGCGGCCACGGCACCCCCGATGACC ACGCCGTCGTCATGAGCCAATACCTCGGCCGGGGCTCTACCTCCCGCGGACGCATGACCATCACCGCAAACTTGGATACCGTCGTCTCGACGCTCCCGTACCTGCGCGACCAGCACGACGTCGACGCCGTCATCCAGGGCCTGGTCAACCTGCAGAATGCGCTGAAGGGAGTCGGGCTGAACTGGACCTATCCTGCGCCGAACATCACCGCCGAAGAATTTGTCAACACG ATGGAAATCACTGCGAGCACCAGACGCGCGAATCACTGGCTGG GGACTTGCAAAATGGGCACCGACGACGGAAGAACGGGCGGCACGGCGGTGGTGGATACCAATACCAAGGTCTACGGCACTGATAATCTGTTCGTCGTGGATGGGAGTATCTTCCCGGGCATGGTGACCAGCAATCCCTCGGCGTATATCGCGATTGCAGCCGAGCGGGCGGCGGATCGGATTCTTGCGTTGGCTACTTAG